One genomic window of Conger conger chromosome 7, fConCon1.1, whole genome shotgun sequence includes the following:
- the LOC133132199 gene encoding mitogen-activated protein kinase 9-like isoform X1, with the protein MSEGEGHFYSVQVDDSTFTVLRRYQQLRAIGSGAQGIVCSALDVVLGIPIAVKKLSRPFQNQTHAKRAYRELVLLKCVNHKNIIRLLNVFTPQKSLEEFQDLYLVMELMDASLCQVIHMDLDHERMSYLLYQILCGILHLHSAGIIHRDLKPSNIVVKSDCTLKILDFGLARTACTNFMMTPYVVTRYYRAPEVILGMKYKENVDIWSVGCIMGEMVKGSVIFQGTDHIDQWNKVIEVLGTPSLEFMSRLMETVRNYVMNKPQFAGVSFSELFPDWAFPSESDEDKIKTGQARDLLSKMLVIDPENRISVQDALNHPYIHVWYDPAEADAPPPQISDKQLEEREHSIEQWKELIYKEVLDWEERNKNGVTKEECSEAAVNCSSTASQSSSANDISSMSTEQTLASDTDSSSADALTGPLE; encoded by the exons atgagcgagggggaggggcacTTCTACAGTGTCCAGGTGGACGACTCCACCTTCACTGTGCTGAGGCGGTACCAGCAGCTCCGAGCCATTGGGTCCGGGGCCCAGGGCATCGTGTG CTCAGCCCTGGACGTGGTTCTGGGCATTCCTATCGCCGTGAAGAAACTGAGCCGGCCCTTTCAGAACCAGACCCACGCCAAACGGGCCTACAGGGAGCTGGTGCTTCTCAAGTGTGTCAACCATAAAAAT ATTATTAGGTTACTGAATGTCTTCACACCGCAGAAGTCGCTGGAGGAGTTCCAGGACCT gtACCTGGTGATGGAGCTGATGGATGCCAGCCTGTGTCAGGTGATCCACATGGACCTGGACCATGAGAGGATGTCCTACCTGCTGTACCAGATCCTGTGCGGCATCCTgcacctccactcagctggCATCATAcacagg GACCTGAAGCCCAGTAACATCGTGGTGAAGTCGGACTGCACGCTGAAGATCCTGGACTTCGGCCTGGCCAGGACGGCCTGCACGAACTTCATGATGACCCCTTACGTGGTGACGCGGTACTACAGGGCCCCCGAGGTCATTCTGGGCATGAAGTACAAGGAGAACG TGGACATCTGGTCTGTGGGCTGCATCATGGGGGAGATGGTGAAGGGGAGCGTCATCTTCCAGGGCACAGACC ATATTGACCAGTGGAACAAGGTGATCGAGGTTCTGGGCACCCCCTCGCTGGAGTTCATGAGCCGTCTGATGGAGACCGTGAGGAACTACGTCATGAACAAGCCTCAGTTCGCCGGGGTCAGCTTCTCCGAGCTCTTCCCTGATTGGGCCTTCCCCTCCGAATCTGACGAGGACAAGATCAAGA CTGGTCAAGCTCGAGACCTGCTGTCCAAAATGCTGGTCATCGACCCCGAAAACCGAATCTCCGTGCAGGACGCCCTTAATCACCCCTACATCCACGTGTGGTACGATCCGGCCGAGGCAGATGCG CCTCCTCCACAGATCTCAGACaagcagctggaggagagggagcaTAGCATTGAACAGTGGAAAG AATTGATCTACAAAGAAGTATTGGATTGGGAGGAGAGGAACAAGAATGGCGTGACGAAGGAGGAGTGTTCCG aaGCGGCCGTGAACTGCAGCAGCACGGCCTCCCAGTCCTCCTCGGCCAACGACATCTCGTCCATGTCCACGGAGCAGACCCTGGCGTCGGACACGGACAGCAGCAGCGCCGACGCCCTGACCGGCCCGCTGGAGTGA
- the LOC133132199 gene encoding mitogen-activated protein kinase 9-like isoform X2, which yields MELMDASLCQVIHMDLDHERMSYLLYQILCGILHLHSAGIIHRDLKPSNIVVKSDCTLKILDFGLARTACTNFMMTPYVVTRYYRAPEVILGMKYKENVDIWSVGCIMGEMVKGSVIFQGTDHIDQWNKVIEVLGTPSLEFMSRLMETVRNYVMNKPQFAGVSFSELFPDWAFPSESDEDKIKTGQARDLLSKMLVIDPENRISVQDALNHPYIHVWYDPAEADAISDKQLEEREHSIEQWKELIYKEVLDWEERNKNGVTKEECSEAAVNCSSTASQSSSANDISSMSTEQTLASDTDSSSADALTGPLE from the exons ATGGAGCTGATGGATGCCAGCCTGTGTCAGGTGATCCACATGGACCTGGACCATGAGAGGATGTCCTACCTGCTGTACCAGATCCTGTGCGGCATCCTgcacctccactcagctggCATCATAcacagg GACCTGAAGCCCAGTAACATCGTGGTGAAGTCGGACTGCACGCTGAAGATCCTGGACTTCGGCCTGGCCAGGACGGCCTGCACGAACTTCATGATGACCCCTTACGTGGTGACGCGGTACTACAGGGCCCCCGAGGTCATTCTGGGCATGAAGTACAAGGAGAACG TGGACATCTGGTCTGTGGGCTGCATCATGGGGGAGATGGTGAAGGGGAGCGTCATCTTCCAGGGCACAGACC ATATTGACCAGTGGAACAAGGTGATCGAGGTTCTGGGCACCCCCTCGCTGGAGTTCATGAGCCGTCTGATGGAGACCGTGAGGAACTACGTCATGAACAAGCCTCAGTTCGCCGGGGTCAGCTTCTCCGAGCTCTTCCCTGATTGGGCCTTCCCCTCCGAATCTGACGAGGACAAGATCAAGA CTGGTCAAGCTCGAGACCTGCTGTCCAAAATGCTGGTCATCGACCCCGAAAACCGAATCTCCGTGCAGGACGCCCTTAATCACCCCTACATCCACGTGTGGTACGATCCGGCCGAGGCAGATGCG ATCTCAGACaagcagctggaggagagggagcaTAGCATTGAACAGTGGAAAG AATTGATCTACAAAGAAGTATTGGATTGGGAGGAGAGGAACAAGAATGGCGTGACGAAGGAGGAGTGTTCCG aaGCGGCCGTGAACTGCAGCAGCACGGCCTCCCAGTCCTCCTCGGCCAACGACATCTCGTCCATGTCCACGGAGCAGACCCTGGCGTCGGACACGGACAGCAGCAGCGCCGACGCCCTGACCGGCCCGCTGGAGTGA
- the si:ch211-247j9.1 gene encoding rho GTPase-activating protein 24: MPVAAPLSSLTESSHTQLTAGQPERPGSEGQREQGRNRGARDRRMPENKQAVSRSSSYLTGATYRRIKRALSFRRRVFGQRLEETVVYERRYGEHMAPLVVEQCVAFIRERGLQELGLFRQPGQATLVKELQEAFDAGEKPSFDSSTDVHTVASLLKLYLRELPEPVVPFSRYQDFLLCGKHILMDRKEGLLELKTLLHELPVANFNLLHYICQFLNEVQSYSSSNKMSTPNLATVFGPNILRPKAEDPESIIGGAAVVQQLMSELIRESGVLFVRERDASAPFQEEVCLDPSAQPHCSCPSEGLPLSPPSPEELGSPHSLPDETGPPRRPSEIEPRLFDTPSPADPVDPLYENIFLSRYHTPPPAPSTPPPPPPSLPVPTEIGCPGPSTAIGWGGEEGRGWVGRERRRASDTQESTLSVYDNMDAGVSRNAGGNAHGVHTPTPDREDATTSADSTSWSSCELLLEDPVASLRTDAEEPRVNSPASSLRTDAPLSSGSSEVFLPSAPPDPPGAPHPPLPSAMHCILAGLRQQMARQKLEFESRIKSLEQKNASLRAEVSGLRLNLEQQRRWYSVVEIKMRNAERARADADRRNAALQREMEQFFDTFGELNAEARKAERIVQSF; the protein is encoded by the exons ATGCCAGTGGCTGCTCCACTGAGCTCACTGACAGAGTCCTCTCACACTCAACTGACCGCCGGGCAGCCCGAGAGGCCGGGGAGCGAGGGGCAGAGGGAGCAGGGCAGAAACAGGGGCGCACGCGACAGGAGGATGCCCGAGAACAAACAGGCCGTGTCCCGGAGCAGCAGCTACCTCACCGGCGCCACCTACAGGCGCATCAAAAGGGCGCTCAGCTTCAGGAGAC gagTGTTCGGGCAGCGGCTGGAGGAGACGGTGGTGTACGAACGGCGTTACGGGGAGCACATGGCGCCCCTGGTGGTGGAGCAGTGCGTTGCGTTCATCCGGGAGCGGGGCCTTCAGGAGCTGGGGCTCTTCAGGCAGCCGGGCCAGGCCACGCTGGtcaaggagctgcaggaggcctTCGACGCCGGGGAGAAGCCCTCCTTCGACAG CAGTACAGACGTACACACAGTGGCCTCTCTGCTGAAGCTGTACCTGCGGGAGCTGCCTGAGCCAGTGGTGCCTTTCTCTCGCTATCAGGACTTCCTGCTCTGCGGGAAACACATCCTCATGGACAGGAAGGAG GGTCTTTTAGAGTTGAAGACACTCTTGCATGAACTTCCTGTGGCCAACTTCAACCTACTGCACTACATCTGCCA GTTTTTAAACGAGGTCCAGTCCTACTCCAGCAGCAACAAAATGAGCACCCCGAACCTGGCCACTGTGTTCGGCCCCAACATCCTGCGCCCCAAAGCAGAGGACCCCGAAAGCATCatcggag GAGCAGCGGTGGTGCAGCAGTTGATGTCAGAGCTGATCAGGGAGAGTGGGGTCCTCTTCGTTCGGGAGAGAGACGCCTCAGCCCCCTTTCAGGAGGAGGTGTGCCTGGACCCCTCAGCCCAGCCGCACTGCTCCTGCCCCAGCGAGGggctccctctgtcccccccatCTCCAGAGGAGCTGGGGTCTCCTCACAGTCTCCCTGACGAAACTGGGCCCCCCCGCCGCCCGTCAGAGATCGAGCCCCGCCTCTTCGACACGCCCTCCCCCGCCGACCCCGTCGACCCTCTGTATGAAAACATCTTCCTGTCCCGCTaccacacccctccccctgccccctccaccccgcccccgccccctccctctctgccggTTCCCACGGAGATAGGCTGCCCCGGGCCTAGCACCGCGATAGGCTGGGGCGGTGAAGAGGGGAGGGGctgggtggggagagagaggcggagggCGAGCGACACCCAGGAGAGCACGCTGTCCGTGTACGACAACATGGACGCTGGCGTCAGCAGGAACGCTGGCGGGAACGCGCACGGGGTCCACACACCCACGCCCGACCGAGAGGACGCGACCACCAGCGCGGACAGCACCTCCTGGTCCTCCTGCGAGCTCCTGCTGGAGGACCCCGTCGCCTCCCTCCGAACCGACGCCGAGGAGCCCCGCGTCAACTCCCCCGCCTCCTCCCTCCGGACCGACGCCCCCCTGAGCAGCGGCAGCAGTGAGGTGTTCCTGCCCAGCGCTCCCCCGGACCCCCCCGgggccccccaccccccgctcccCAGCGCCATGCACTGCATCCTGGCCGGGCTCCGGCAGCAGATGGCCCGGCAGAAGCTGGAGTTTGAGTCCCGGATCAAAAG cctggagcagaaGAACGCGTCCCTGCGGGCGGAAGTTTCCGGGCTGCGGCTGAACCTGGAGCAGCAGCGGCGCTGGTACAGCGTGGTGGAAATAAAGATGCGGAACGCAGAGCGCGCGCGAGCGGACGCCGACAGGCGGAACGCCGCGCTGCAGCGCGAGATGGAGCAGTTCTTCGACACCTTCGGCGAGCTCAACGCCGAGGCCAGGAAGGCAGAGCGCATCGTGCAGAGCTTCTGA